The following nucleotide sequence is from Anas acuta chromosome 11, bAnaAcu1.1, whole genome shotgun sequence.
AATAGAGCTGGAGAATCCGGATGCCGAATTTGGAACTCATGGTCTTGCAACCCAGAAATATCCTGCAgtcagaaatgttaaaaaaaaaaaaaaataataataataaatatatatatatatatatgtatttttttgtatctCTATGCCAAGCTGCACAATCTAGTTAAACTGTTggcaatgacaaaaaataacaattctAAGTTTCATAAATCTATTCTTCAACTCCTTTTAAAGTCTTTTCCTTTAAGCAAGATCTACCAAAACACCTTTCCACATGCTTAAGCCTCTAAAATTATGATGTGTTTGGAACAATTAGACTGGTACATCTGCTGGTACATCTCACAAaactgaagctgaaaaacaGCATATATGCAAAATACtatcaggtttttttttcaataataagAACAAATAAACCTCCTTTCTAAGAGCTGGGATTTCTTTcaactacaagaaaaataaaacaaatttcaaataCTTCAGCTCTAAACCTTCTACAATTTTTgccagtatttcattttctatgcCCATTAACCCTATTTCCTACAGCTCTCCTGTatctaataattaaaaatataccaGTTAGAGAGGACTATGAGATGACTattctatattaaaaataaagcacacaacaaacacaactttccattgaaaaaaatcatgcatcTTCTGAACTGTTGCATTATGTTCTAACCATTCTATAtgctttttccatttgcaaGCAATTGTAGACTCATGTAAAGGTTCCCTAGAGTAGCATTctatagaggaaaaaaagaacagacaattttcctttctcaccTGGTCTAGATGACAGAATGTCTCCTTTAGGTGCTGAAGCAGAAGGCAATCCAACTTATTAGTTAACTGACAATCTCTATACGGAAACCCTGCTCGTTGCATAAGCCAATAAAAACACCTTGACACGTCAGATCCTCCATATGCAAGGCACAGCCTGAAGAATatagaagaatattttattcattttctgtaatactGGCCTTTTACAGTGGCATACATAGGAATGAAGGCAACATTTTAGATGGACTACGATCATGACTTCCACATAGTTTGCAGAGCATGACGTTCtgctattttattcttttaaacgTCAGAATTCTTTAAGGTTTACGTTCTATCATGATGACCTTGTTGAACAGctcacaataaaacaaacaaaatacccaCACGATGAtgatgacaacaacaacaaacaccacgAGAAAACAACTGTACTTGCaaaaagttttctgtatttgtaaagtTGTCCTCATTTTTTTAAGTCAAGTCTTTGGTAAGTAACAAAGTACATGCTTGTAATAATTCTGCACATGAAAAGATACCTGGTGTTGCGATGGGAAACACCATCTTCTACACAGCAAACACTTGTCTTCTGATCTCCCACATCTACTATACACGCACTGCTTAAACCACTTCCAAAAGTAGCACAGACAGACTCCTGGTGTACTATAATTCCTAgcaatatgagaaaaaaaatatccaatttACACCAAGCACCAAAGTTATGTTTCTGAATTCGAAGTATatcttttaaatgtcttttatgtctttaaatactttaaaaaatctaCTCATAGCCTGAGTCTCCACTGAAAGTTTGTACACTTAGTGATGATTGGGTGGAGGACTAACACAGTTTTTGTTGGGTAAACCCTTGAAGTCCTGCAAAAAGCTACTACCAGGATGGATGCCTATATTTGCATGTTCTTATTTTGTGAGATTAAGGATACTGTTGCCAGACAATCTGTTTTTGTAACTTGTATTACCAGGTCTTGGTTATAAGATGcatatgaaacattttcctatttttttttctagaataacATTATACATTTTAGAAACAGTCATTTAGAAATACTTGAGAAATCAAGACTTGCTACAGCCTTTTTATCTCAGCTGAAGCGAGAAGCCCACAGTTGGAATACCTGATagcaaagcaagaaaatgatTTTAGTGCTAGGCAACTATTTTGCCCTATTAAAAGAGGCAACAGTTACAGGAATATCAAAAGATGAAAGCTGTGAGCCCTGGCCAAGCTGGGATTAGCCTGCAAAAATGTgcattaaggggaaaaaaaaacacacaattttaTGCTATTAATCATTCCGTGCTTCCTTCTGTAGGGTTTTACCTGAGAAGCCCATCTTCATTAGGATCATATTCACCAGTTCTTTCACATGCTGTTTATTGTAGATGTCTGGAATTAGTAAAATGCACCTATAGTACTGAATATAAGAACAGCAAGTCAGCTCTCAAACTGAGTTTCTCTTTGCCTGCTTGAATACCTGTTGCCAATTAAGAAAGCATAATATACAAGGTgctaaaagaagcaaaattatGGGAAGGtggaacatttttaatattttttaaaaaatattgagaatCAGTACCAAGTTAGCAATTTTAAGTCATTAAAACGTTTTCAAGTATACCaaatacaacaaaaacacctaCTCGGCCAGGAAGAGAAATTATGCAAGTGTTAGACACCCATTCCTGTTGACTCCTTTTTAGtcaacatacaaaaaaataagacagaaaTTTCTATGATGGATTCTATATAGGACTTTTGTTCCATAAAGGATTTATAGATCTTCTTGCTAGAAGTTATATTAACAAATTTTGTCCTAAAGGAACACACAAAATTCCAAGTGAAGTCTTAGGCAGATAGCCTTAGACAGTCTCACAGTCACCAGACAGACTATCCATTAAGAAAACTACCAGTAAGAGGTTACCAGTTTGCAGGCAGCCTCTGCTAGCAGGTTGATTCTCTTTTATCACAACATTTACAGAAGTGGATACAGCCCACATGTTTATAGCTCACCTTTAGGTCTTTCAGTGGTATTTCCAGATATTTTTGTATTGCATGGGACCATATCACTTCAAGATCTGCTAATACTGCAGTGAGGGAGCCACCAGGTCCTGCATGGAGATTCAACTGCCCTCTTCTAATAGGCCAATGTATATTATAAGAATCCAGTGGATTAACATATAGTGCCTGAAAATAAGAAAGTTACTTTTCTCCCCAAAttagtaataaatattaaaataatatttcataagTAGTTAGAACATGGCATACAGCAGAACCAAGACCAATGTAACAGCAATACGgtggatttctttttaacaggTCTGGATTGCATAAAAGAACATTCAATACATGGTTTAAATTGCCAGAATTTCCTATCCATGGAtgcagaataatttaggttggaaaagaccttcaagatcaagtccctaacagtattttttttcctgttatctcaaattaataactaaaataatttaaaaactctTTGAAGCTCATGAATACCTACTTACTGAGCAGTGATTACATGTGCTGATCCTTTTATCAGTTTCTTGCCTTTTCTCTGAATTACACCACATGGGCTAAGTTCTTACCTAGTCCCTACAGAAATGGTGATTTACAACAGCAAAGAATCCACCCTATTGCTTCCAATAACTAGGTGACGCTTTAGAGTAGTCATATATGTTTTACTTATCCTTGACAAATACAAGAATGAGAGAGGCACGGTTTATCatgcagtttgaaaaaaaaaatgcttacttGCTAGGCACCTAGGAAAAAACATCTGGTCTTGCTGAATAATAATATTCAGTTAGTCCCTAGTAAAGTTTCTCATATATTGCTAAATTTAGCCTAAATTGCTCTTCAATACATATTACTATATAGCAAAGTACTACTGATTAAATAACCATGTTAAAAGATAATAGCCTCATTTTAGCAAGGAAATGAATCTTACCTCTTCTCCTACCAAAAATTCAGGATGATTTGCTGTGTTTGTCCACTTTGCCCCAGAGCTGTGATCTAAAATAGCTGGTCGCATCTGTCTGTTGTATGACCTGGCCTGAAATGTAACCAAGTCAAAAGCTGTTGATAAGTATTTTACCAGTTGCTTTTTATGCATAAAAGCTAAACAAGACAAAACCAGAAACCAAAGCAATCAACATGGAAGAACCAATTTACATCTTCACCATCTTCTCAAATCTTAAGTATCAATGCACACAATAGCACCATCTGTATCTAGTGTGTAACAGATGTCTGTTCTTGGGCATTAAAACACAGCATTATATCAAATGATTACATGAATTACCAGTGTACTAAAATCTTAAGAATGAGTTACCTGGTCGGGTGACACTGGTATACGCCTCGCACCATTTGACATCTTTTTGGACCATATTGCTTGGTCCACCATTTTAAGGCCATTTTGTCTCTGCTCAGTACTTTCAGGTttctaaacaacaaaaacacatatataACAAAATACTTACGTTCCAGTCTGTAAACTAGTAGCATTGACTGAGAATCATGATTATAGTTGCTAGACTGGAGGACTTTTTTTATATTAGAGTTTCTGACACCTATTTGTGAAAGTCACCCTGAGTTTTTGTAATTGACTGTAATGGCTGCTGGACTTCATCTCCAGTTTGAGGAGCTCTGGACGTTATCTATTtaactataaaaatataaagtaggaaaaaatgtttaaagagaTCTCAATTATTTAGAAGTGAGCTTAAGTATTAGAGATGTGAATTTGATTAATGATTTATGGTATAGACTTTGATTATGaataaaagcatatattttCTGAATGGACTACTATTACTGACTAAGTTATCCATATTACAAAACAAGTTGTAAGGGGTGCAATAACAAAAGGAGGGGTTTGATTCTAGTTCCACAGCCGTCAttctacaaacacaaacagtaCGCACGGTAGCAGATCATGTGGCACATAAGTCAATGAGTACAAGCTCTCACTATCaattaatgaaatttaattcATTGTGACCAAATGAAATGACATAAAGTGGTGCAAGTCTACTGGCTTGGTTAAGGTGACATCTACAGCATGTAAAAGGGGGGTAAAGAAAAGGTTTGTCCTCAGAAGCGTTCTGTGGAAAAAACATGCATGAGGGTAAGAGCCGCGTCACACAGCCGGGAAGGCCAGGAAATACGGCACACAAACACCAGTTGTAGCGCGGTCGGAGGGCACTGGGGTGCCTGGCTTACGTTAAGGCCGTCCCTGAGGAGCCAGCTGTCCCTGCAGGCCGCCTGCCCGggctgccgctgccgccgcgCGATGACGTGCGGGATGCCCACAGGCAGCGTGTCCGTGGCCCGGCCGAGGCGCAGCGTCGCGGAGCCGGGGTGGATGACCACGATGAAGTTGCTCTGTATCTGCTGCAAGCAAGCACAAGGCGCGGGGCCGCAGTGGGTGCCTGAGCCCTCgcccgggcccgggcccggACCCGCCACCCCCGCCCCTCGCCCAGCCCGGACTCACCTCCTGCAGGGACTCGGGCACGGCGGCGGGGACGATGGGCCGCTTGGCACCGCGCTGCTCGCGCTCGCGCTCGCGCTCGCGCTCCTTGTCCTTGCCGTTTTCCGCCTCGCCCTTCTCCGCCTGGGTCATGGCTCCAGCCCTGAGCAAGCCGAGCGGCGTCCAGCCCAGCCTCGGAGCGAGCGGGGGGCGGGAGCGGGCGGGCCCGCGGCCGGCACCGCCCCTCAGGGAGGCACCGCTCGGGGGCTGGGCCTGCCGGGGTCGGTGTTGGTGAGGGAAGGGCGGCTGTGCCGCTGCGGGGGAAGGAAGCGGCCTTCTCCGAGCGACCGCACAGACTGCCCGCGCCTGGTCGCAGGGCGAGGAGCTCCTTCAGGAGGAACGTGGGGAGGCGAAAGCGttgggggcagctgctgccacgCAGCGTGAGGCGAGGGGAGCTCGGCTGTGGCTATCGACACCTGGGGGGGCCATTTCACTATAACTAGTAGGCAAAACCAACTAGTACATCCTGTATTAACCAAGGGGCAGTGTTGGATGTAATAATTACCTGCTATATAGGTTATTAGTTTCAGTGGAAAAGCTTCAAGTGACACCTTACAGAAAATAAGCCAGTCTGGATTCTTCTTAGCAGGTGCTATTTTCTCAAATAGACCCAGTCCTCTCCAACTGAAGTACAAAATACCACTTGACCcccagaataataataataaaaaaaaatacactaaagTGCAGAAAAGTAATTactgtttgaaagaaaataactctTCTGTGTTAGTACTGGGTGTTACCAAGTTTGTTACcgtttcttccttttaaaaaaaagaaagaactaaCTTTATTGAAAAAGCGCCCTATCAGCATTTGTACAGCAAATAGGCATATACCTTCAGAACGGAAGGAAGTTGTTTCAAGAGTGCTTATAAAATAGGCATGTTGTAAAACCCATTATTGGGCTTAAGGAAGAGAGTTTGTAAAAAGGAAGACCTgtaaaacagtaatttaaaattcatttaaaaactgtttttagcATATCAATATTATGAAAATATGGCAATGcacaaaaaatacagcaaaaccaACACCTTTCAGGAAGTATGGCTTGAAGTTGACTCTTGAATGATCCTCTGTATCAAGTAAGTATagtgtatttttcatttgcacagGAAAGGGTTTTGAATAGAACCGTTTGATTTTCTAGAAATTATAAGAAAGAGTCTCCCTACTGACAAGCCAtaaataatttacttattttgcaACTACAGTAAAATGTTCAGAAGCTATACAAAGACTTTAGACAGACAGTAAAcatgtatttaataaaactgCAGTTCAGTTACACTGGATCCTTGAAGGAGTTCCCAGTACAACTTCATTAGTCTGCTAGTATTGCAGAACAGTTTTTGGCTAGGCATACACATTCACAACTTCAAACTCGTTTGGTCCACTGCTGaactcttcttccctttcaccTTGCAGATGTGCATGCTCATTTGCCTGCCTCTTACAGCAGGCGTTTACCTAAAAGACAAATTATTGCTTGGTTAGAAACAAGGCCTTCCTTTGCAAGATAATGTTATATAAgtaaccatttaaaaataaagttgcttTTAATTTAGCTAAATAGGCCAAAGGTTTGCAAAATTATCTTCCTCAGATTACACATTATTGTTATCACACAAAAGCCTTCCCCCTTGGCTTTGCTGGCCTCATAGCTagtcaaatgaaaaaaacagatgaaaaaaggaTCATGGAGAGTCACTTATCCCTTTTTGGGACAGAACTGAAGGACGAGTATACatggttggttttgtttatttcttgaGTATGAACTTTTACTACAAGGCTTCTTGGTATTGATCACCTGCAtatgtgtttttcttgtaaCTTTTATTATGGTAACAAGGGAGAATTCGTGAAAAGAGCCGTTTTCTTAAGCCCTAAAGTAAATTAAACCATACTATACATACATGCAGTGTTAGATGAAAGTCCGCTCAGCTTAATGAATAAAAGACACTGCAGATTTTGAATTACAAAAAGTATCccctttaaacaaaaaatctcaCCTGTCATATGATAACCATTAGAAATGCAAAGTTTCAGCTACTACTGATCTGGATGGGACTTTGTATTACCAACCAATAAAGAGTTCCATATCATTTTTTATCAGATGTGTTCAAATAGCTGTTCAACACTTAAGTAGAAGCTCATCATTTCTGAGCCAAAACTTTATACCATACCCCTTCACACACACTCCCCCCCACTCCCTTAATGAAGTGTCTAACCACTTGGATTCTCTTCCTGTTAACTTTTACAAAAGTAGGACAAAGCACTCAATTCTACCTTAAGCTCTGATTATCACTGTTATCTCCtggagttttaaaaaatgttcaaagcAGGATATATATTTGGAATTACCTTCCTCATCCACCTCCTGCCATTGGTGGTGGATTGGGGCCTCCGCCCCAGTGATTTATTCGACCCATTCTACGGCGAGGATTTCCTGGATgcctaaaaagaaaacaaaatgtatttagtaAACATTCCATtgttccattaaaaatataaaaacactgaaattactGTAAAGTAGGGACAAAATTAGAGATGCTAGAAAAGTTGTTTGGTTTCAAGTGAAAAGCTGGAACAAAAAATCCAACACTTTCATAAAACTTCTCATACACAAACTGTTCTAATTACTCAAGTAGCATAAGACAAAGCTACCACTAACCAATGCTTTTACACAGCTCTACAAAAAGGTAAGGCCATCTAATGCATGAAATGACTGATTTCATGTAGTCTAACACCTAATTTTAGGAAGTCTAACAAAATAAGAATTTTGAAGATACATATTGCTGATTACGCAGCTTTGAAAAATTAGTTAGACTAAGCTGTTATTACAGCTATTCAAAACTAAGTATTGTTATCAACAAGTTTCAGACAAAATgctgcagacaaaaaaaaaaaaacaaaacacattttagtcCTCTGACATGACTGATTCAACACAAATCACAACTGTAGTCTGAATACATTTGAATCTGAATGACAGTTGTctaagaaggggaaaaaaatgagaactattgataatatgaaaaataccCTCTTCCATCATTGTGTCCTAAATAGGAGGACGTGTTGCCTCTTCTTCTCAGATCTGGTTGAATAATGCTCTGGAAACTGAAAGTAAAACAGGAGGAATTCAGTTGAACTGACTGTTAGATACAACTTTGTATTTTTGGAAgttaaagataagaaaaaacagTAGTGTCAGGAACAAAGTTCTGTTAAAGTTATTGTTGTTAATTTTTGCAATCTTCTTCTATACGGGAAGATAAAATCTGAAGTAATTCCAAATTGCAATACAACTCAAACccaattttcaaatatttaaaaccaataaaattacttttgtgCTAAATAAAGTGCAAGGAATGCATAAAATGTAAGCCTATAACTGAAATAATGGACTGTTGAAGACATCAAAAGAACTCTTTGTTTCTTTACCGGCCTCAATCTAGGTCTTACCACTGTGTGATTATTTTCATGCAGACAGAAACTATCCTTACCAGTAAAAGTTCTCCAAGTAATATCTCAATTTGATCAGCTATTAGAAACTAGATATTTAACAAGAATACACACTTTTTCAgtataaaactggaaaaaaatcaaaaactcGTTTGACCTGCTGCTATGTTAGCACCAGATTCCATGTAGTTTTTATTACATATTTCAAAGTGCTTAACAACCAGGGCCATGTTGTCAAATTAGAACACTCACACGTTTTGAAGGCAGTAGATATGGGATGTTAAAGAATAAATCCAATACTTCTGTTGCATTGTGTTGCCTATAGTACTGAGTACCATCTATCTATGACAAATCTAACATACTGTCGATTAGaagaattaatttttacttACAACAGAACCACAAAATCTGCTATTGACCAGAAGAAATCTGTTATAGATGACAAACTCCAAGGAGCCCGACTCTGGTTATCCAGCACTTGTCCTGTCATGACAACAAACATTCAGCGACGTTTAGTAAGTGACGCCGCGCAGCGCGTTACATAAAGCCCCGTCCACGGAGCGCAGCATTTACACCCAGGCTGCCACACGACGTGCGGAATGGTTTATGGACAGCACACGGGAACAGCCGGGCTGTCGCTGCCACACGGACACTGCGTCTGGACAGCGCAGAGGGCCGGGCCGATCAACGCCATCTCCCCTTCGCCATGCAGCGTTTCACCCTTCTTCTTCCCCATTAAACCCACGCCGAGGGCCGTGCCGTGACGGAGCAGGCCCTCAGCGGGCCGGCCCCCCGCCCCTCGCCGCCGTGGGGAGGCCCGGCTCACCGTTGGAGATGTACACCAtggcgcccgccgccgccccgccgccggcccctgCCGCCGAGCATGCGCGACCGGGAGGCGCATGGGGCGCTGAGGGCGGCTCCGCGCTGAGGGCTGACGAGGCCGAAGGGAACGGGGCGGGGGCTACGGCGGGGCCGGTCGTTGTTCTGGGGACGCGCCGCGTCTGTCAGCGGGGGGGCGGTGCTTCGCCTCTCAGCGTCTGTCACGCTCACGACCCCCAGCCGTAATTAGTAGCGCACCAGGACCGCTTACGAAATACACGCGATTTTAGTAGTTCTCGGTAGCCTCCGGACCGTGGTGGTGCCCGTTCTGCCTCTTGCCAGCCCTGAGGGCACCGGCGCGGAGGACGTAGGCCGTGGTACCTGGAACAGGGCCGGTGTGGGGTGGGTGTATGGTCCCGGTACCGGCCCTAAACTGGCCGATGTATATTCCCGTCGTGCTGATGTTAACGCTCAGACCAGAGTTAAGTGTTTGTTTGAATTGATTTCGTTTCTATAAAGCCCAGCAAGTAGCGGCTGGCATTTCTTCTCATGGAGAGTTCATGCGTGTAAAATCTGAGGTAACTGAAAGCTAATTTAACATAAtgccttccctttctcctcttctgtaAACATGTAGAGGAAGCACATGCGATTCTGCTGGGAGACAGCAGTAAGAAAAACACGCACTTagataaaatgcttttaatactGCCTTAACATGACGGGCCTTTTCCTGGTAACTACAAGTTAAAGCCCTTTGCTAATCCCCTTAATACAAAGGTGGTGTCTGAAATTGAAGCTGCAGTGTGGTATGACTTTGGCAATGTAGTTGTCCCACAGCAGAGAAATTGTTTGCAATTGACAGATGTTTCCACGAGTTCCACCTTCCAGAAATAAACTCTTGCTAATGACTGAAAGCGGTTGTGAAGGAAAAGTATCTGTaggaacacttaaaaaaaaaaaataaattatcccTTATACCTAGGTAATCTGTCACTCAATAAACGGGGTAGTACAACGGTGTTTGGAAATAGTGGGGGCTTCAGAGTTAGTGCACACAGTAAGTGTGCACAAATGCAGAGTGTATGTTGAAATTATTCTGGGACAGcatttgtcctttttctt
It contains:
- the SELENOK gene encoding selenoprotein K, with product MVYISNGQVLDNQSRAPWSLSSITDFFWSIADFVVLFFQSIIQPDLRRRGNTSSYLGHNDGRGHPGNPRRRMGRINHWGGGPNPPPMAGGGUGR
- the ACTR8 gene encoding actin-related protein 8 isoform X4, giving the protein MKSSSHYSQLQKLRKPESTEQRQNGLKMVDQAIWSKKMSNGARRIPVSPDQARSYNRQMRPAILDHSSGAKWTNTANHPEFLVGEEALYVNPLDSYNIHWPIRRGQLNLHAGPGGSLTAVLADLEVIWSHAIQKYLEIPLKDLKYYRCILLIPDIYNKQHVKELVNMILMKMGFSGIIVHQESVCATFGSGLSSACIVDVGDQKTSVCCVEDGVSHRNTRLCLAYGGSDVSRCFYWLMQRAGFPYRDCQLTNKLDCLLLQHLKETFCHLDQDISGLQDHEFQIRHPDSPALLYQFRLGDEKLQAPMALFYPATFGIVGQKMTTLQHRSQGDPEDPHDEHYLLATQSKQEQSAKATADRKSMSKPGTYEGDLRGQATDISERIYPQEVELGSSQSDCMISGNDSEEPLSAHMSRKTAISQFEGKALGLDKAILHSIDCCASDDTKKKMYSSILVVGGGLMFHKAQEFLQHRILNKMPPSFRRVVENVEVITRPKDMDPRLIAWKGGAVLACLDTTQELWIYQREWQRFGVRMLRERAAFVW
- the ACTR8 gene encoding actin-related protein 8 isoform X2, with translation MTQAEKGEAENGKDKEREREREREQRGAKRPIVPAAVPESLQEIQSNFIVVIHPGSATLRLGRATDTLPVGIPHVIARRQRQPGQAACRDSWLLRDGLNKPESTEQRQNGLKMVDQAIWSKKMSNGARRIPVSPDQARSYNRQMRPAILDHSSGAKWTNTANHPEFLVGEEALYVNPLDSYNIHWPIRRGQLNLHAGPGGSLTAVLADLEVIWSHAIQKYLEIPLKDLKYYRCILLIPDIYNKQHVKELVNMILMKMGFSGIIVHQESVCATFGSGLSSACIVDVGDQKTSVCCVEDGVSHRNTRLCLAYGGSDVSRCFYWLMQRAGFPYRDCQLTNKLDCLLLQHLKETFCHLDQDISGLQDHEFQIRHPDSPALLYQFRLGDEKLQAPMALFYPATFGIVGQKMTTLQHRSQGDPEDPHDEHYLLATQSKQEQSAKATADRKSMSKPGTYEGDLRGQATDISERIYPQEVELGSSQSDCMISGNDSEEPLSAHMSRKTAISQFEGKALGLDKAILHSIDCCASDDTKKKMYSSILVVGGGLMFHKAQEFLQHRILNKMPPSFRRVVENVEVITRPKDMDPRLIAWKGGAVLACLDTTQELWIYQREWQRFGVRMLRERAAFVW
- the ACTR8 gene encoding actin-related protein 8 isoform X3; this translates as MTQAEKGEAENGKDKEREREREREQRGAKRPIVPAAVPESLQEQIQSNFIVVIHPGSATLRLGRATDTLPVGIPHVIARRQRQPGQAACRDSWLLRDGLNARSYNRQMRPAILDHSSGAKWTNTANHPEFLVGEEALYVNPLDSYNIHWPIRRGQLNLHAGPGGSLTAVLADLEVIWSHAIQKYLEIPLKDLKYYRCILLIPDIYNKQHVKELVNMILMKMGFSGIIVHQESVCATFGSGLSSACIVDVGDQKTSVCCVEDGVSHRNTRLCLAYGGSDVSRCFYWLMQRAGFPYRDCQLTNKLDCLLLQHLKETFCHLDQDISGLQDHEFQIRHPDSPALLYQFRLGDEKLQAPMALFYPATFGIVGQKMTTLQHRSQGDPEDPHDEHYLLATQSKQEQSAKATADRKSMSKPGTYEGDLRGQATDISERIYPQEVELGSSQSDCMISGNDSEEPLSAHMSRKTAISQFEGKALGLDKAILHSIDCCASDDTKKKMYSSILVVGGGLMFHKAQEFLQHRILNKMPPSFRRVVENVEVITRPKDMDPRLIAWKGGAVLACLDTTQELWIYQREWQRFGVRMLRERAAFVW
- the ACTR8 gene encoding actin-related protein 8 isoform X1, coding for MTQAEKGEAENGKDKEREREREREQRGAKRPIVPAAVPESLQEQIQSNFIVVIHPGSATLRLGRATDTLPVGIPHVIARRQRQPGQAACRDSWLLRDGLNKPESTEQRQNGLKMVDQAIWSKKMSNGARRIPVSPDQARSYNRQMRPAILDHSSGAKWTNTANHPEFLVGEEALYVNPLDSYNIHWPIRRGQLNLHAGPGGSLTAVLADLEVIWSHAIQKYLEIPLKDLKYYRCILLIPDIYNKQHVKELVNMILMKMGFSGIIVHQESVCATFGSGLSSACIVDVGDQKTSVCCVEDGVSHRNTRLCLAYGGSDVSRCFYWLMQRAGFPYRDCQLTNKLDCLLLQHLKETFCHLDQDISGLQDHEFQIRHPDSPALLYQFRLGDEKLQAPMALFYPATFGIVGQKMTTLQHRSQGDPEDPHDEHYLLATQSKQEQSAKATADRKSMSKPGTYEGDLRGQATDISERIYPQEVELGSSQSDCMISGNDSEEPLSAHMSRKTAISQFEGKALGLDKAILHSIDCCASDDTKKKMYSSILVVGGGLMFHKAQEFLQHRILNKMPPSFRRVVENVEVITRPKDMDPRLIAWKGGAVLACLDTTQELWIYQREWQRFGVRMLRERAAFVW